From one Bacteroides intestinalis DSM 17393 genomic stretch:
- a CDS encoding ABC transporter permease, whose amino-acid sequence MKSPLYNVLHRELCRMTSRRLYLGVCLVLPLFCLFFMATIFGSGQMENIPIGIVDQDNTATSRQIARNISAVPTFSVTRHFTDEAAARQAVQRKEIYGYLSIPTGFEQHATTGMDATLSYYYHYALLSVGSELMAAFETALAPVALSPIAMEAISLGLNQEQITTFLLPVQASMHPLYNPDLDYSVYLSQPFFYVLFQILILLMTVYAIGSEIKFNTAQEWLTTARGNILTAVIGKLLPYTFIFSVIGILANYILYGVVHIPFHGSLLMMNLMTLIFIIATQALAVFIFSIFPRIAYIISIVSMIGSLGATLSGVTFPVTSMYPPVHAASYLFPVRHFTEISQSMIYFDSGFGYYWQSAAILLLFPLLALLILPRLRHWILKDAVEEDSAPIHSTAYSSSIATIIFREWRAISTNAAILLVLIGGIFAYGLLYNLMYAPNLVRKTPVAVVDNSHSALSREYIRLLNATPQASVYALTPNYLEAKEWLKQSKVDGILYLPADFDARVGRGEQSVFSVYAATDAFLNFKNLQEASSRVMLAVNDAHRAEGAVFLPPQGLLAVASSAPVNVAGTALYNYTEGYGSYLIPAVMIIIIFQTLLMVIGMVTGEEAERNRRPIFSKQSQLNMNLTWRQALYNVSGRTFVYVMLYFIFALFLLGLLPHFFSIPNIGNGRDIITMMIPFLIGTSFFGLAASRYFTDSEAPLLMIAFFSVGYIFLSGVSYPLELMPWYWQAAHYVVPAAPAVLAFVKLNSMGGDMADIRPEMITLWVQVVVYFLLSLWVFKHKHYRFRL is encoded by the coding sequence ATGAAAAGTCCGTTATACAATGTACTCCACCGCGAACTTTGCCGTATGACCTCCCGCAGGTTATACCTCGGCGTATGCCTCGTACTGCCCCTATTCTGCTTATTCTTCATGGCAACCATTTTCGGTAGCGGACAAATGGAGAACATTCCTATTGGCATTGTCGATCAGGACAATACTGCCACATCCCGGCAAATCGCACGAAATATATCTGCCGTACCTACTTTCAGTGTCACACGGCATTTTACCGACGAAGCCGCCGCCCGGCAAGCCGTGCAACGCAAAGAAATATATGGTTACCTGTCTATTCCTACCGGCTTTGAACAGCATGCTACGACAGGAATGGATGCCACGCTTTCTTACTACTACCATTATGCTCTCCTCTCCGTAGGTAGCGAGTTGATGGCAGCTTTCGAAACCGCGCTGGCACCTGTCGCTCTCTCTCCCATTGCCATGGAAGCTATATCATTAGGGCTCAATCAGGAACAGATAACCACATTCCTCCTGCCTGTACAAGCCAGTATGCACCCTCTTTATAATCCCGACCTGGATTATTCTGTTTATCTGAGCCAACCTTTTTTCTATGTCCTGTTCCAGATACTCATCCTGTTGATGACAGTATATGCCATTGGCAGCGAAATCAAGTTCAATACAGCACAGGAATGGCTGACCACAGCACGAGGGAATATTCTGACTGCCGTCATCGGTAAACTATTGCCTTATACATTCATCTTCTCAGTAATCGGTATATTGGCAAATTATATCCTTTATGGAGTAGTACACATTCCTTTCCACGGTAGCTTGCTGATGATGAACCTCATGACACTGATTTTTATCATCGCCACGCAAGCACTCGCAGTGTTTATATTTTCCATCTTCCCACGGATAGCATACATTATCAGTATCGTATCCATGATCGGTTCATTGGGTGCTACTCTTTCAGGTGTCACCTTCCCCGTAACAAGTATGTATCCTCCGGTACACGCAGCATCCTATCTGTTTCCCGTCCGGCACTTCACCGAAATCTCACAGTCGATGATTTATTTTGACTCAGGTTTCGGGTATTACTGGCAATCAGCAGCTATACTTTTGCTTTTTCCACTACTGGCATTATTGATACTGCCGAGATTGAGACACTGGATTTTGAAAGATGCAGTAGAAGAAGATTCAGCCCCTATCCACAGTACGGCATATTCCTCCTCAATAGCCACTATCATTTTCAGGGAATGGCGTGCCATCAGCACCAATGCAGCAATCCTCCTGGTATTAATAGGCGGAATCTTTGCTTACGGTCTTCTCTATAACCTGATGTATGCTCCCAACCTTGTACGGAAAACTCCGGTTGCAGTTGTCGACAATTCTCATTCGGCTCTCAGCCGCGAATATATCCGGCTACTCAATGCAACTCCACAAGCCTCAGTCTACGCACTGACACCCAATTACCTTGAAGCAAAAGAGTGGCTGAAACAGAGCAAAGTAGACGGTATCCTATATCTTCCCGCCGATTTCGACGCCCGTGTAGGCCGTGGGGAACAATCGGTCTTTAGTGTTTACGCCGCAACGGATGCTTTCCTGAATTTCAAGAATCTGCAAGAGGCTTCTTCCCGCGTGATGCTTGCCGTAAACGATGCACACCGTGCAGAGGGTGCCGTATTCTTGCCACCACAGGGATTACTGGCAGTAGCCTCATCCGCACCTGTCAATGTAGCGGGCACAGCCCTATATAATTATACGGAAGGATATGGTTCATATCTTATTCCGGCAGTTATGATTATCATTATCTTTCAGACTTTATTAATGGTGATAGGAATGGTGACGGGAGAAGAGGCAGAACGAAACAGACGCCCTATTTTCTCGAAACAATCTCAACTCAATATGAATCTTACCTGGCGCCAAGCATTATATAATGTTTCCGGAAGAACCTTCGTTTACGTTATGCTTTATTTCATCTTTGCCTTATTTTTATTAGGCTTACTCCCCCATTTTTTCAGTATCCCTAATATTGGAAACGGCAGAGACATTATCACAATGATGATTCCCTTCCTGATAGGAACGAGTTTCTTCGGACTGGCTGCATCACGTTACTTCACAGACTCTGAAGCACCTTTACTAATGATCGCCTTCTTCTCCGTAGGCTATATCTTCCTGTCCGGTGTCTCTTATCCACTTGAACTGATGCCATGGTATTGGCAGGCAGCACACTACGTAGTTCCGGCAGCACCTGCCGTGCTTGCTTTCGTCAAACTGAATTCAATGGGAGGAGATATGGCAGATATCCGTCCGGAAATGATCACCCTGTGGGTACAAGTGGTAGTGTACTTCTTGCTGAGTTTATGGGTATTCAAGCATAAGCATTATCGTTTTCGTTTATAA
- a CDS encoding HlyD family secretion protein, translated as MELTKKSISTTFVIILAITILVSILGMVLMSHQPLVLQGQIETTEIRISGKLPGRVDSFLVREGDWVKAGDTLVVINSPTIEAKYRQVNALEQVAQEQNKKIDAGTRRQIIATAQQLWNKTKSDLTLAQTTYGRILTLYKDSVVTSQRKDEVEAMYRAAQAAERAAYEQYQMAVDGAQSEDRASARSMVDAARSTVDEVSALLVDARLTAPEAGQISTIFPKRGELVVPGTPIMNLVVMNDAHVVLNVREDLMPQFKMDSIFHADVPAIGKKNVEFRIYYISPLGSFATWKSTKQTGSYDMQTFEIHARPTQTVEGLRPGMSVLLTIND; from the coding sequence ATGGAACTAACAAAAAAAAGCATCAGCACCACATTTGTCATCATATTGGCAATCACCATACTTGTCTCTATCCTGGGAATGGTCCTTATGAGTCATCAGCCCCTCGTTCTTCAGGGACAAATAGAAACAACGGAAATCCGTATCAGTGGTAAATTACCGGGACGAGTGGATTCATTTCTTGTCCGTGAAGGAGACTGGGTAAAGGCAGGCGATACACTTGTCGTCATCAACAGTCCGACGATAGAAGCCAAATACCGGCAAGTAAATGCCCTCGAGCAAGTAGCCCAAGAACAGAACAAAAAAATCGATGCCGGTACACGCCGGCAGATCATCGCCACCGCCCAGCAACTCTGGAACAAAACCAAGAGTGACCTGACCCTGGCACAAACAACTTACGGGCGCATCCTGACACTTTATAAAGACAGTGTCGTCACCTCCCAACGGAAAGATGAAGTAGAGGCCATGTACCGTGCCGCACAAGCTGCTGAGCGCGCCGCTTACGAACAATACCAAATGGCCGTAGACGGAGCACAAAGCGAAGACCGCGCATCGGCACGCAGCATGGTAGATGCTGCACGCAGTACAGTAGATGAGGTGTCCGCCCTCCTTGTCGATGCACGTCTGACAGCACCGGAGGCAGGACAGATTTCAACTATATTTCCCAAGCGTGGAGAGCTTGTTGTACCAGGCACACCTATCATGAACCTTGTCGTTATGAATGACGCTCATGTTGTACTCAATGTACGCGAAGACCTGATGCCACAATTCAAGATGGACAGTATATTCCACGCAGATGTCCCTGCCATCGGTAAAAAGAACGTAGAGTTCCGTATTTATTACATCAGTCCGCTGGGTAGCTTCGCCACTTGGAAATCAACCAAACAGACGGGAAGCTATGATATGCAGACCTTTGAAATACATGCCCGTCCCACACAAACGGTAGAAGGGTTGCGTCCGGGAATGTCGGTGCTGCTTACTATTAATGATTAA
- a CDS encoding cob(I)yrinic acid a,c-diamide adenosyltransferase has translation MRRIYTKTGDKGMTGIHGGERVPKDDIRIEANGCIDELNTVIGIVRSLLPVKDVWQELLHDIQRELMVVMSHVATPSGLRDADPERPGSGNPNELHAVEMTVRCEQAMDAMMLQLEDNGYFLLPGGTQVSAQLQFARAVARRAERRLWTLNREDLVPEDILRFINRLSDLFFVMARMEMQRQGWDEERWQSFAYKRKR, from the coding sequence ATGAGAAGGATTTATACTAAAACAGGAGATAAAGGAATGACAGGCATCCACGGTGGAGAGCGTGTTCCGAAAGATGATATCCGCATTGAAGCTAATGGTTGCATTGATGAACTGAATACGGTGATAGGAATTGTCAGGTCGTTGCTTCCGGTGAAAGATGTATGGCAGGAATTACTCCATGATATACAACGTGAGTTGATGGTGGTGATGAGCCATGTTGCAACCCCTTCCGGCTTACGGGATGCAGATCCGGAGAGGCCGGGTAGTGGCAATCCCAACGAACTTCATGCTGTGGAAATGACAGTGCGGTGCGAACAGGCTATGGACGCAATGATGCTTCAGCTTGAAGACAACGGCTATTTCCTGCTACCGGGTGGAACGCAGGTGTCGGCTCAATTACAGTTTGCCCGTGCCGTAGCCCGTCGTGCCGAACGCAGGCTTTGGACGCTGAATCGGGAAGATCTTGTACCGGAAGATATATTGCGTTTTATCAATCGACTTTCCGACCTGTTTTTTGTCATGGCCCGTATGGAAATGCAGCGCCAGGGATGGGATGAGGAACGGTGGCAATCATTTGCTTATAAACGAAAACGATAA
- a CDS encoding TolC family protein, translating to MKLILCIVLLGANLAVSAQTNLSLSYDDALQMLQKGNQSLKIADKGIEAARTERDKLNALWYPSLQGAGTYVHMSEKIEVKQPLSQFTDPAKDFVHDIIPDDQFISGILDQIGAHTLVFPLAPRNLTTVGLTAEWIVFSGGKRVRAGKIGNRMIDLARENRAQTDATQRTLLAESYYGLSLAREVAAVRRDTYNGLKQHYENALKLEAAGMIDKAGRLFAQVNMDEAQRALEAAQKEVTVVESALCTLLNLEDSCKIEPTSPLFINSTLPLKEEFVQTMRAGNPMLNQLSIQQSIAKQQLRIDQSGYLPDIALFGKQTLYAHGIQSNLVPRTMIGIGFTWNLFDGLAREKRIRQSRIAEQTLALGKEKAQDDLSVGIDKLYTGLQKAQDNVRALNSTIALSEELVRIRKKSFAEGMATSTEVVDAETMLATVKVARLAAYYEYDVTLMNLLALCGTPEQFKNFNN from the coding sequence ATGAAACTAATTTTATGTATCGTTCTGTTGGGAGCAAACTTAGCCGTGTCGGCACAAACGAACCTCTCCCTCAGCTACGACGACGCCTTACAAATGTTGCAGAAAGGCAATCAAAGCCTCAAGATCGCCGACAAAGGCATTGAAGCCGCCCGCACAGAACGGGACAAGCTCAATGCTCTGTGGTATCCCAGCCTGCAGGGAGCCGGTACCTACGTCCATATGTCCGAAAAGATAGAAGTAAAACAACCTCTATCCCAGTTCACCGATCCCGCAAAGGATTTTGTACATGACATCATCCCCGACGACCAGTTCATCAGCGGGATACTGGACCAGATAGGCGCCCATACCCTCGTCTTCCCCCTCGCTCCCCGCAACCTCACCACCGTAGGCCTTACAGCCGAATGGATCGTCTTCTCCGGCGGTAAGCGTGTGCGAGCCGGTAAAATCGGAAACCGGATGATTGACCTCGCCCGTGAAAACCGTGCTCAAACTGACGCAACCCAACGAACCCTGCTTGCCGAAAGTTATTATGGTCTCAGCCTTGCCCGCGAAGTCGCAGCAGTACGCCGGGATACCTATAATGGTTTGAAGCAACATTACGAAAATGCTCTCAAACTGGAGGCTGCCGGAATGATTGATAAAGCCGGACGCCTTTTTGCCCAAGTCAATATGGACGAAGCACAAAGAGCACTGGAAGCAGCACAGAAAGAAGTCACCGTGGTAGAAAGCGCCCTGTGCACCCTGCTCAATCTGGAAGACAGTTGCAAGATTGAACCTACCTCCCCTCTGTTCATCAACTCCACGCTTCCGCTCAAAGAAGAATTCGTGCAAACCATGCGTGCCGGCAACCCCATGCTGAACCAGCTATCCATTCAGCAGAGTATCGCCAAGCAGCAGCTACGGATAGACCAAAGCGGTTATCTGCCGGACATCGCCTTGTTCGGTAAACAAACGCTATATGCCCACGGCATACAAAGCAACCTTGTTCCGCGTACAATGATCGGCATAGGCTTTACCTGGAATCTTTTCGACGGGCTGGCACGCGAGAAACGCATCCGCCAGTCACGAATTGCCGAGCAAACTCTTGCATTGGGTAAAGAGAAAGCACAGGATGATCTTTCTGTAGGCATAGACAAACTATACACCGGATTACAAAAAGCCCAGGACAACGTACGTGCACTGAACTCGACCATTGCCCTGAGTGAAGAACTTGTACGTATCCGCAAGAAATCCTTTGCAGAAGGTATGGCAACCAGTACCGAGGTAGTGGATGCCGAGACCATGCTTGCTACCGTCAAAGTAGCCCGTCTGGCCGCTTATTACGAATACGATGTAACACTCATGAATCTACTGGCTCTCTGTGGTACGCCGGAGCAGTTTAAAAACTTCAACAATTGA